A genomic region of Oryza glaberrima chromosome 1, OglaRS2, whole genome shotgun sequence contains the following coding sequences:
- the LOC127752907 gene encoding uncharacterized protein LOC127752907 isoform X1 — MTEPWSALFAGLMGDHLALLVDRLLTESTLDAAIRKQVADLQAETVAIDYCCDGDGDGGSARKMVECRICQEEDWDTSMEAPCACCGSLKYAHRKCIQRWCNEKGDTVCEICLQQFKPGYTAPQQLFHYGSIPMNFRGNWEVARQDLHDSQIITMMPSERDFMDGYEDYLPIRTRSSTLCCRTVAIIFMSLLVLRHTLPLMIGGDGEYSLALFSLLVLRTAGILFPILVMVRALATFHRRRRQQERREMYMTSSDSEEEEDYSDTDPAQPIHSQTRLVPIY; from the exons ATGACTGAACCATGGAGTGCGTTGTTTGCAGGATTAATGGGCGACCATCTGGCATTGCTTGTGGATCGGCTGCTGACGGAGTCGACGCTGGACGCGGCAATCAGGAAGCAGGTGGCCGATCTGCAGGCGGAGACGGTGGCGATCGACTACtgctgcgacggcgacggcgatggcggctcgGCGAGGAAGATGGTGGAGTGCAGGATTTGCCAAGAGGAGGATTGGGATACCAGCATGGAGGCACCCTGTGCTTGCTGTGGCAGCCTCAAG TATGCGCACCGGAAATGCATTCAGCGTTGGTGCAATGAGAAAGGCGACACCGTTTGCGAAATATGTTTGCAG CAATTCAAGCCTGGTTATACTGCCCCACAGCAACTGTTTCACTATGGAAGTATACCGATGAACTTCAG AGGAAATTGGGAGGTTGCTAGGCAAGATCTCCATGATTCCCAGATAATAACAATGATGCCATCGGAGCGCGACTTCATGGATGGTTATGAGGACTACTTACCCATTAGGACGAGAAGCAGCACCCTGTGTTGCCGAACAGTCGCCATAATT TTCATGTCACTCCTGGTTCTTCGCCACACTCTTCCTCTTATGATTGGTGGGGATGGGGAGTACTCGTTGGCCTTATTCTCG CTTCTTGTCTTGAGGACCGCCGGAATCCTATTTCCAATCTTGGTCATGGTGAGAGCATTGGCAACcttccatcgtcgtcgtcgccagcaG GAAAGACGGGAAATGTATATGACTTCGTCAGAcagcgaagaggaggaggattaTTCAGATACCGATCCTGCACAGCCAATTCATTCTCAGACACGCCTGGTACCAATCTACTGA
- the LOC127752907 gene encoding uncharacterized protein LOC127752907 isoform X2, with translation MGDHLALLVDRLLTESTLDAAIRKQVADLQAETVAIDYCCDGDGDGGSARKMVECRICQEEDWDTSMEAPCACCGSLKYAHRKCIQRWCNEKGDTVCEICLQQFKPGYTAPQQLFHYGSIPMNFRGNWEVARQDLHDSQIITMMPSERDFMDGYEDYLPIRTRSSTLCCRTVAIIFMSLLVLRHTLPLMIGGDGEYSLALFSLLVLRTAGILFPILVMVRALATFHRRRRQQERREMYMTSSDSEEEEDYSDTDPAQPIHSQTRLVPIY, from the exons ATGGGCGACCATCTGGCATTGCTTGTGGATCGGCTGCTGACGGAGTCGACGCTGGACGCGGCAATCAGGAAGCAGGTGGCCGATCTGCAGGCGGAGACGGTGGCGATCGACTACtgctgcgacggcgacggcgatggcggctcgGCGAGGAAGATGGTGGAGTGCAGGATTTGCCAAGAGGAGGATTGGGATACCAGCATGGAGGCACCCTGTGCTTGCTGTGGCAGCCTCAAG TATGCGCACCGGAAATGCATTCAGCGTTGGTGCAATGAGAAAGGCGACACCGTTTGCGAAATATGTTTGCAG CAATTCAAGCCTGGTTATACTGCCCCACAGCAACTGTTTCACTATGGAAGTATACCGATGAACTTCAG AGGAAATTGGGAGGTTGCTAGGCAAGATCTCCATGATTCCCAGATAATAACAATGATGCCATCGGAGCGCGACTTCATGGATGGTTATGAGGACTACTTACCCATTAGGACGAGAAGCAGCACCCTGTGTTGCCGAACAGTCGCCATAATT TTCATGTCACTCCTGGTTCTTCGCCACACTCTTCCTCTTATGATTGGTGGGGATGGGGAGTACTCGTTGGCCTTATTCTCG CTTCTTGTCTTGAGGACCGCCGGAATCCTATTTCCAATCTTGGTCATGGTGAGAGCATTGGCAACcttccatcgtcgtcgtcgccagcaG GAAAGACGGGAAATGTATATGACTTCGTCAGAcagcgaagaggaggaggattaTTCAGATACCGATCCTGCACAGCCAATTCATTCTCAGACACGCCTGGTACCAATCTACTGA
- the LOC127752907 gene encoding uncharacterized protein LOC127752907 isoform X3, with protein sequence MGDHLALLVDRLLTESTLDAAIRKQVADLQAETVAIDYCCDGDGDGGSARKMVECRICQEEDWDTSMEAPCACCGSLKYAHRKCIQRWCNEKGDTVCEICLQQFKPGYTAPQQLFHYGSIPMNFRGNWEVARQDLHDSQIITMMPSERDFMDGYEDYLPIRTRSSTLCCRTVAIIFMSLLVLRHTLPLMIGGDGEYSLALFSLLVLRTAGILFPILVMVRALATFHRRRRQQIT encoded by the exons ATGGGCGACCATCTGGCATTGCTTGTGGATCGGCTGCTGACGGAGTCGACGCTGGACGCGGCAATCAGGAAGCAGGTGGCCGATCTGCAGGCGGAGACGGTGGCGATCGACTACtgctgcgacggcgacggcgatggcggctcgGCGAGGAAGATGGTGGAGTGCAGGATTTGCCAAGAGGAGGATTGGGATACCAGCATGGAGGCACCCTGTGCTTGCTGTGGCAGCCTCAAG TATGCGCACCGGAAATGCATTCAGCGTTGGTGCAATGAGAAAGGCGACACCGTTTGCGAAATATGTTTGCAG CAATTCAAGCCTGGTTATACTGCCCCACAGCAACTGTTTCACTATGGAAGTATACCGATGAACTTCAG AGGAAATTGGGAGGTTGCTAGGCAAGATCTCCATGATTCCCAGATAATAACAATGATGCCATCGGAGCGCGACTTCATGGATGGTTATGAGGACTACTTACCCATTAGGACGAGAAGCAGCACCCTGTGTTGCCGAACAGTCGCCATAATT TTCATGTCACTCCTGGTTCTTCGCCACACTCTTCCTCTTATGATTGGTGGGGATGGGGAGTACTCGTTGGCCTTATTCTCG CTTCTTGTCTTGAGGACCGCCGGAATCCTATTTCCAATCTTGGTCATGGTGAGAGCATTGGCAACcttccatcgtcgtcgtcgccagcaG ATCACTTAA